A stretch of the Panthera uncia isolate 11264 chromosome D1, Puncia_PCG_1.0, whole genome shotgun sequence genome encodes the following:
- the TMEM86A gene encoding lysoplasmalogenase-like protein TMEM86A isoform X2, producing the protein MVSPVTVVKSEGPKLVPFFKATCVYFVLWLPSSSPSWVSALIKCLPIFCLWLFLLAHGLGFLLTHPSATRIFVGLVFSALGDAFLIWQDQGYFVHGLLMFAVTHMLYASAFGMRPLALRTGLVMAVLSGLCYALLYPGLSGAFTYLVGVYVALISFMGWRAMAGLRLVGAAWRWTELAAGSGALLFIISDLTIALNKFCFPVPYSRALIMSTYYAAQMLIALSAVESREPVEDYRLSKAN; encoded by the exons atggTGTCCCCAGTCACTGTG GTGAAGAGTGAGGGACCCAAGCTGGTGCCCTTCTTCAAGGCCACCTGCGTGTATTTTGTGCTCTGGCTGCCCTCGTCCAGCCCATCGTGGGTCAGCGCCCTCATCAAGTGCCTGCCCATCTTCTGCCTCTGGCTCTTCCTTCTGGCCCATGGCCTAGGATTCCTGCTGACCCACCCCAGTGCCACCCGCATCTTTGTGGGGCTCGTCTTCTCCGCTCTTGGTGATGCCTTCCTCATCTGGCAAGACCAGGGCTACTTTGTGCACG GTCTGCTGATGTTTGCCGTGACCCACATGCTCTACGCCTCGGCCTTTGGCATGCGGCCACTGGCTCTTCGGACGGGTCTGGTGATGGCAGTGCTGTCGGGCCTGTGCTATGCTCTTCTCTACCCAGGCCTCTCAGGTGCCTTCACCTACCTGGTGGGGGTCTATGTGGCCCTTATCAGTTTCATGGGCTGGCGGGCTATGGCAGGACTACGGCTGGTTGGGGCAGCCTGGCGCTGGACTGAGCTGGCAGCAGGCAGTGGTGCACTGCTCTTTATCATCTCAGACCTGACCATCGCCCTCAACAAGTTCTGCTTCCCTGTGCCCTACTCGCGGGCACTCATCATGTCCACCTACTATGCTGCCCAGATGCTCATCGCCTTGTCAGCTGTTGAGAGCCGGGAGCCAGTGGAAGACTACAGACTGAGCAAGGCCAATTGA
- the SPTY2D1 gene encoding protein SPT2 homolog isoform X1: MDFREILLIASKGQGVNNVPKRYSLAVGPPKKDPKVKGVQSAAVQAFLRRKEEELRQKALEEKRRKEELVKKRIELKHDKKARAMAKRTKDNFHGYNGIPVEEKSKKRQVMESHTSQGTEQEYGMEEEDEFLEYNQAESEQEYEEEQEPPKVESKPKVPLKSAPPLMNFTDLLRLAEKKQYEPVEIKVVKKTEERPMTAEELREREFLERKQRKKRAETDARLPLAKKAPSQKESVGTKLSKHPSSRGTPLPHAEKKSRPSTANEKHLSVSSSKSMPGERTKAGSGNCSQPLLREGHDRPVFNGAGKPHSSTYSPSVPKTSAKGPQKSATEHKAKKSPPHPSHSRPGPVVTPHNKAKSPGVVRQPGSSSSSAPGRPSTGTARPTVSSGPMPRRQNGSPSSGPERSVSGTKRPASDLNLSGRTLSGTSGPGHPANSSSGPGRPTTGSGDSRKSLGSSGGPGRPVSSPHDLRRPVSGSGPPGRPVSGPGRPVNGPGRPVGGPGRPVGGSVPAGRTVSSSGPGRPVSSLGPGRTVSSSGLPLKPKCTVVSETISSKNIISRSSNGQMNGMKPSLSGCRSAQGPQRLPFPSGYKRQREYEEEEDDDEYDSEMEDFIEDEGEPQEEISKHIREIFGYDRKKYKDESDYALRYMESSWKEQQKEEAKSLRLGMQEDLEEMRREEEEMKRRKAKKLKKR; the protein is encoded by the exons ATGGATTTCAGGGAAATTCTCCTGATAGCTTCCAAAGGACAAGGTGTCAACAACGTGCCG aaaaggtaTAGTTTGGCAGTGGGGCCTCCCAAAAAAGACCCAAAAGTCAAGGGTGTCCAATCTGCAGCTGTTCAGGCTTTTCTCAGACGAAAAGAAGAGGAGCTCAGGCAAAAAG ctttagaggagaaaaggagaaaagaagaactaGTGAAAAAGCGAATTGAGCTAAAACATGATAAGAAGGCAAGAGCTATGGCCAAGAGGACAAAGGATAATTTCCATGGTTACAACGGGATTCCCGTTGAGGAAAAGTCAAAGAAGAGGCAGGTGATGGAAAGCCACACTAGCCAGGGAACAGAACAAGAGTATGGGATGGAAGAAGAAGATGAATTCTTAGAGTACAATCAAGCAGAGTCAGAGCAGGAGTATGAGGAGGAGCAAGAACCTCCCAAAGTTGAAAGCAAACCAAAGGTCCCCCTTAAAAGTGCCCCGCCACTCATGAACTTCACCGATCTACTCAGGCTGGCCGAGAAAAAGCAGTATGAACCAGTGGAGATCAAGgtagtgaagaaaacagaagagcgGCCTATGACTGCAGAAGAACTTAGGGAGCGAGAATTTCTTGAACggaaacagaggaaaaagagagctGAGACAGATGCAAGACTACCTCTGGCCAAAAAGGCACCTTCTCAGAAAGAAAGTGTGGGCACAAAACTTAGCAAGCACCCTTCCTCCAGGGGTACACCCCTCCCTCATGCTGAGAAGAAATCCAGACCCAGTACAGCCAATGAAAAACACTTAAGTGTGTCTTCATCCAAATCCATGCCAGGAGAGAGGACCAAAGCAGGATCTGGCAATTGCTCCCAGCCCTTACTTCGAGAGGGCCATGACAGACCTGTTTTCAATGGGGCTGGAAAGCCCCACTCCAGCACCTATTCACCAAGTGTCCCAAAGACTTCTGCTAAAGGGCCTCAGAAATCTGCTACTGAGCACAAAGCCAAAAAATCTCCTCCCCATCCTAGCCATTCCAGGCCTGGGCCTGTGGTTACCCCACACAATAAAGCCAAGAGTCCAGGTGTCGTCAGGCAGCCAGGCAGCAGCTCCAGCTCAGCTCCCGGGCGGCCCAGCACAGGGACTGCTCGGCCCACAGTTAGTTCTGGCCCCATGCCCAGGCGCCAGAATGGCAGCCCCAGCTCAGGACCTGAGCGATCAGTCAGTGGGACCAAGAGGCCAGCCAGTGACTTAAACCTCTCTGGACGGACACTCAGTGGTACAAGTGGCCCTGGGCATCCTGCAAATAGCTCAAGTGGACCTGGACGACCCACCACTGGCTCAGGTGATTCTAGGAAGTCTTTGGGCAGCTCTGGTGGCCCTGGGCGGCCTGTGAGCAGTCCGCATGACCTCCGACGACCAGTGAGTGGCTCTGGCCCCCCTGGGCGGCCAGTCAGTGGCCCTGGGCGGCCAGTCAATGGCCCTGGGCGGCCAGTCGGTGGCCCTGGGCGGCCAGTCGGTGGCTCAGTTCCAGCCGGACGGACGGTCAGTAGTTCAGGCCCTGGAAGACCAGTGAGCAGCTTGGGACCTGGGCGAACAGTTAGTAGCTCCGGTCTCCCCCTAAAACCCAAGTGTACCGTTGTCTCAGAAACCATTTCTTCCAAGAATATAATTAGCCGATCCAgcaatggacagatgaatggaatgAAGCCTTCCTTATCTGGCTGCAGATCTGCCCAAG GTCCTCAAAGGCTTCCCTTCCCTAGTGGTTACAAAAGGCAACGAGAAtatgaagaggaggaagatgatgatGAATATGACTCTGAAATGGAAGATTTTATCGAAGATGAAGGAGAACCTCAGGAAGAAATATCCAAGCACATTCGAGAAATCTTTGGCTATGACCGAAAAAA
- the SPTY2D1 gene encoding protein SPT2 homolog isoform X2, producing MAKRTKDNFHGYNGIPVEEKSKKRQVMESHTSQGTEQEYGMEEEDEFLEYNQAESEQEYEEEQEPPKVESKPKVPLKSAPPLMNFTDLLRLAEKKQYEPVEIKVVKKTEERPMTAEELREREFLERKQRKKRAETDARLPLAKKAPSQKESVGTKLSKHPSSRGTPLPHAEKKSRPSTANEKHLSVSSSKSMPGERTKAGSGNCSQPLLREGHDRPVFNGAGKPHSSTYSPSVPKTSAKGPQKSATEHKAKKSPPHPSHSRPGPVVTPHNKAKSPGVVRQPGSSSSSAPGRPSTGTARPTVSSGPMPRRQNGSPSSGPERSVSGTKRPASDLNLSGRTLSGTSGPGHPANSSSGPGRPTTGSGDSRKSLGSSGGPGRPVSSPHDLRRPVSGSGPPGRPVSGPGRPVNGPGRPVGGPGRPVGGSVPAGRTVSSSGPGRPVSSLGPGRTVSSSGLPLKPKCTVVSETISSKNIISRSSNGQMNGMKPSLSGCRSAQGPQRLPFPSGYKRQREYEEEEDDDEYDSEMEDFIEDEGEPQEEISKHIREIFGYDRKKYKDESDYALRYMESSWKEQQKEEAKSLRLGMQEDLEEMRREEEEMKRRKAKKLKKR from the exons ATGGCCAAGAGGACAAAGGATAATTTCCATGGTTACAACGGGATTCCCGTTGAGGAAAAGTCAAAGAAGAGGCAGGTGATGGAAAGCCACACTAGCCAGGGAACAGAACAAGAGTATGGGATGGAAGAAGAAGATGAATTCTTAGAGTACAATCAAGCAGAGTCAGAGCAGGAGTATGAGGAGGAGCAAGAACCTCCCAAAGTTGAAAGCAAACCAAAGGTCCCCCTTAAAAGTGCCCCGCCACTCATGAACTTCACCGATCTACTCAGGCTGGCCGAGAAAAAGCAGTATGAACCAGTGGAGATCAAGgtagtgaagaaaacagaagagcgGCCTATGACTGCAGAAGAACTTAGGGAGCGAGAATTTCTTGAACggaaacagaggaaaaagagagctGAGACAGATGCAAGACTACCTCTGGCCAAAAAGGCACCTTCTCAGAAAGAAAGTGTGGGCACAAAACTTAGCAAGCACCCTTCCTCCAGGGGTACACCCCTCCCTCATGCTGAGAAGAAATCCAGACCCAGTACAGCCAATGAAAAACACTTAAGTGTGTCTTCATCCAAATCCATGCCAGGAGAGAGGACCAAAGCAGGATCTGGCAATTGCTCCCAGCCCTTACTTCGAGAGGGCCATGACAGACCTGTTTTCAATGGGGCTGGAAAGCCCCACTCCAGCACCTATTCACCAAGTGTCCCAAAGACTTCTGCTAAAGGGCCTCAGAAATCTGCTACTGAGCACAAAGCCAAAAAATCTCCTCCCCATCCTAGCCATTCCAGGCCTGGGCCTGTGGTTACCCCACACAATAAAGCCAAGAGTCCAGGTGTCGTCAGGCAGCCAGGCAGCAGCTCCAGCTCAGCTCCCGGGCGGCCCAGCACAGGGACTGCTCGGCCCACAGTTAGTTCTGGCCCCATGCCCAGGCGCCAGAATGGCAGCCCCAGCTCAGGACCTGAGCGATCAGTCAGTGGGACCAAGAGGCCAGCCAGTGACTTAAACCTCTCTGGACGGACACTCAGTGGTACAAGTGGCCCTGGGCATCCTGCAAATAGCTCAAGTGGACCTGGACGACCCACCACTGGCTCAGGTGATTCTAGGAAGTCTTTGGGCAGCTCTGGTGGCCCTGGGCGGCCTGTGAGCAGTCCGCATGACCTCCGACGACCAGTGAGTGGCTCTGGCCCCCCTGGGCGGCCAGTCAGTGGCCCTGGGCGGCCAGTCAATGGCCCTGGGCGGCCAGTCGGTGGCCCTGGGCGGCCAGTCGGTGGCTCAGTTCCAGCCGGACGGACGGTCAGTAGTTCAGGCCCTGGAAGACCAGTGAGCAGCTTGGGACCTGGGCGAACAGTTAGTAGCTCCGGTCTCCCCCTAAAACCCAAGTGTACCGTTGTCTCAGAAACCATTTCTTCCAAGAATATAATTAGCCGATCCAgcaatggacagatgaatggaatgAAGCCTTCCTTATCTGGCTGCAGATCTGCCCAAG GTCCTCAAAGGCTTCCCTTCCCTAGTGGTTACAAAAGGCAACGAGAAtatgaagaggaggaagatgatgatGAATATGACTCTGAAATGGAAGATTTTATCGAAGATGAAGGAGAACCTCAGGAAGAAATATCCAAGCACATTCGAGAAATCTTTGGCTATGACCGAAAAAA
- the TMEM86A gene encoding lysoplasmalogenase-like protein TMEM86A isoform X1, with translation MVSPVTVVSARASEPVSGAHRPGDWAAAGQAAGGRGRGRDLAAVGVPGREVGAVKPPPPHRSPDPRRPSSTQPLPARRREENSGHVTRKRDFVDVCVSDAGRRAGCREEVKSEGPKLVPFFKATCVYFVLWLPSSSPSWVSALIKCLPIFCLWLFLLAHGLGFLLTHPSATRIFVGLVFSALGDAFLIWQDQGYFVHGLLMFAVTHMLYASAFGMRPLALRTGLVMAVLSGLCYALLYPGLSGAFTYLVGVYVALISFMGWRAMAGLRLVGAAWRWTELAAGSGALLFIISDLTIALNKFCFPVPYSRALIMSTYYAAQMLIALSAVESREPVEDYRLSKAN, from the exons atggTGTCCCCAGTCACTGTGGTGAGTGCGCGAGCGAGCGAGCCAGTGTCCGGCGCCCACCGGCCTGGGGACTGGGCTGCGGCAGGCCAGGCCGCCGGGGGCCGTGGAAGGGGCAGGGATCTCGCGGCGGTCGGCGTCCCCGGGAGGGAGGTGGGCGCtgtcaagcccccccccccccaccgctcccCGGACCCGCGGCGCCCCTCCTCCACGCAGCCCCTGCCCGCCCGCCGGAGGGAGGAAAACAGTGGGCATGTGACTCGGAAGCGTGACTTTGTTGATGTCTGTGTGTCTGACGCGGGTCGGCGGGCTGGTTGCCGGGAAGAG GTGAAGAGTGAGGGACCCAAGCTGGTGCCCTTCTTCAAGGCCACCTGCGTGTATTTTGTGCTCTGGCTGCCCTCGTCCAGCCCATCGTGGGTCAGCGCCCTCATCAAGTGCCTGCCCATCTTCTGCCTCTGGCTCTTCCTTCTGGCCCATGGCCTAGGATTCCTGCTGACCCACCCCAGTGCCACCCGCATCTTTGTGGGGCTCGTCTTCTCCGCTCTTGGTGATGCCTTCCTCATCTGGCAAGACCAGGGCTACTTTGTGCACG GTCTGCTGATGTTTGCCGTGACCCACATGCTCTACGCCTCGGCCTTTGGCATGCGGCCACTGGCTCTTCGGACGGGTCTGGTGATGGCAGTGCTGTCGGGCCTGTGCTATGCTCTTCTCTACCCAGGCCTCTCAGGTGCCTTCACCTACCTGGTGGGGGTCTATGTGGCCCTTATCAGTTTCATGGGCTGGCGGGCTATGGCAGGACTACGGCTGGTTGGGGCAGCCTGGCGCTGGACTGAGCTGGCAGCAGGCAGTGGTGCACTGCTCTTTATCATCTCAGACCTGACCATCGCCCTCAACAAGTTCTGCTTCCCTGTGCCCTACTCGCGGGCACTCATCATGTCCACCTACTATGCTGCCCAGATGCTCATCGCCTTGTCAGCTGTTGAGAGCCGGGAGCCAGTGGAAGACTACAGACTGAGCAAGGCCAATTGA